Part of the Candidatus Margulisiibacteriota bacterium genome, TAATAACGGGGATATTTTTTGTAAAATTATCTCTTTTTAGCTCTCTGCAAACATCTATCCCATCTTTTTTAGGCAACATCCAATCAAGTAAAATAAGGTCGACATGATTATTTTTGGCAACGACTAAAGCTTCTTCGCCATCATAAGCCTCTAAAACCTCATAGCCTGTTCTTTTTAGATTAAACTTTATTAAATCAACAATATCCTGCTCGTCATCTACAACTAGGATGGTTACCTTTTCCATTTAATTACCTCCCACAAATCGATGGTGTAAATGCCTTGCTGTCCAGTTTGAAGCTAAAAATAGAGGGCTTAACATAATTGTATATTATTCCTCATAGTTCTCTAATGGCAAATAAAAATAAAAATCTGAACCTTTTCCTGGGAAACTAGTAACGCCTATGCTTCCCCCATACTTTTCAACAACGTTTTTTACTATCGCAAGTCCTAGTCCGGTTCCACCATCTTTCCTCGAGCGACCCTTATCAATACGATAAAATCTTTCAAAAATTCTTGGTATATGTTCTGCCTCAATCCCTGGACCAGAATCTCGCACAGAAAAAAATAATTGGTTTTCTTTCTTGTGCATTTTTATCCTAATATCACCATCAGGAGAAAATTTCAGTGCATTAGTTATATAATTTGAAAACGCAGAGTAAAGCTCATCAGAATCTGCTAACATGCTAACTTTTTTATAACTAATTACAATGGTTACATTTTTTCTGTTATAAAGGTCATAATCCTTAGTCACCAACTGAAAAACATCTAAAACATTAATCTTTTGCTTTACTGATTGTCGGTTTTCTATTTTTGATAAACTTAGAATATCTGCTACCAATGCAGAAAGCCTCTCTACGTTTCTTTTAATAGCTTCTACGAACTTTTTGTTATGCTCTGGATCATCTATGGCTCCAGCATCTAATGTTTCAATATATCCCAGAATACTCGTCAAGGGAGTTTTAAGTTCATGTGTAACGTTGGTCATAAAGTCTTGCTTATACTTTGAGACAAACTTTATGTCTGAAACTGTTTCTAATACTTTCTGTCTAAGCTGATTAAAGGACCTGACAAGATTAACTATTTCTTTTCTGCCTTCAAAATTAAAACGAGGGAATTCTTCGCTATAAACAAATGAAAAATTATCCATTGCTTCTGATAGCTCTTCTAATGGTTCTATATTTTTTCTACTAATTTTATATAAAACCATAATCAAAACCAAGGCAACGAACAAATGTACGGCCATTAAAGAAATTAACATGTAAGTGACTACACCACTACTTGCTGATAGCAAAGATGTCTGAAGGTTTTGCTTTACTTGAACCTCTTGAGCTTGAACAAGCTCTGCTTTTAAGACATTGTCTCTGTACTTACCTATGCTAGTTTGAAAGATACAACAGCTAACAAAAAAGGATAAAAAAAGTAAAACAAATATACCAATAACATATCTTCTTGCTAAATATTTCATAACATCTACATTATACGATATAATTCAGTAATGTCGGCTATGATAAGATTAATAACTTTAAGTGGAATTTTTGTAATAGGAGCTTTTATGATTGGTTGTGGAACTGTCTCAAATCAAACGCTAAACAGTGTAATTTTGCCTGTAGGTCTTCTGCGCGTAGAAGGAAATACTATCAAGGACTCATTAAACCAAACTATTCATCTAAAAGGTTTTTGCTTAACTAATGGTGTGTATACTAACCTTTCTGTCTCTAGCATAGACCCCAAATTTAAACTTACGGCACCAGAATATCAAGAAATTAAATCATCCGGTGCAAATGTTGTTCGATTCTATTTGCAATATCACTGGTTAGACGACACTGAGGCTTTCTTTGCCTATATGGATGAACAACTCGCGCTTATTGCTGCTACCAACCTAAAAGTAATCTTAAGTTTGCATTATTTTGGAATAAATGAAAGCGGTGGTTTTTATAAAG contains:
- a CDS encoding ATP-binding protein, which gives rise to MKYLARRYVIGIFVLLFLSFFVSCCIFQTSIGKYRDNVLKAELVQAQEVQVKQNLQTSLLSASSGVVTYMLISLMAVHLFVALVLIMVLYKISRKNIEPLEELSEAMDNFSFVYSEEFPRFNFEGRKEIVNLVRSFNQLRQKVLETVSDIKFVSKYKQDFMTNVTHELKTPLTSILGYIETLDAGAIDDPEHNKKFVEAIKRNVERLSALVADILSLSKIENRQSVKQKINVLDVFQLVTKDYDLYNRKNVTIVISYKKVSMLADSDELYSAFSNYITNALKFSPDGDIRIKMHKKENQLFFSVRDSGPGIEAEHIPRIFERFYRIDKGRSRKDGGTGLGLAIVKNVVEKYGGSIGVTSFPGKGSDFYFYLPLENYEE